GGTTGTCGAAACGCTGCAGCAGCGGCTCCAGGTCGGCGCCAGCCGCTTCGGCCGCGATGCCTTCGACGCTGGACTCCATGCGGTGGGCCAGTTCGCCCAGCCGCAGCGCGCCCGCCAGGCGGGCGCTGCCCTTGAGCGTGTGCAGTTCGCGCAGCACTTCGTCGCGCCCGGCACGCTGGCCGAGTTGGGCCCATTGGCGCAAGGCGGTGCCCAGGCGCGGCAGCAGTTCGACCGCTTCGTCCTCGAAGATCGGGAACAGGTCGGGGTCGATCGCGTCGGCGACGTCGATGTCCTGGTCCTCGTCGTCGGCGTCGAATCGCTGCGGCGCGGCAACGGCGGCCGCAACCGGCGGCAACGGCACGCCGGGGCTGCCGGCCTCGGCGCGGGCAGCGGCCGGTGCGACGGCATCGGAGGGCGGCAGCGGGGCGGGGCCGAAATCGCTGTCCAGGCCCAGCCGGCCGCTGTCGGGCAGGTCGGTGCGGCGCGGGACGTCCAGTTGCTCCAGCGCGGCCAAGGCGTCGCCGATGGCCGGGTCGGCCTCTTTCAGGAAACCGGCGGCGAACTGGTGCAGCAGGCGGCGGATCTCCGCCGTCGCCCGCACGAACGCGCGGCCGTGCTGCGGCGTTCCCCAGGCCAGCGTCTGCGCGTGGGCCAGCGAGCTCTCCAGCGCCCGGGCGACGTCGGACAGGGCATGGAAGCCCACCGTGGCCGAACTGCCGCCGAGTGCGTGCGCCAGGCCGACCACCGAGTCGGGCACCGGTTCGCTGACCTGCAGCGCCCATTCGCCCAGGTCGTGCTCGAGCCGGCGCGACCACTCGTCGGCCTCGTTCAGGTAGACGTTGTAGAGCGGGATGCCGATGCGCAGCGAGCCGATGACCTTGATCTGCTCGTCCAGCGGCGCGGAGGCCGCCGGGTCTTCGTCAGCGGCCGGCTCGGACGGGAGCCCGGCGGTGAAGGTCGGATCGTTGCCGGCCGCATCGTGCGCAACGGCTTCGGGTTCCGGCTCGGGCGCGGTGATCTCGATCACCTCCATGTCGCCCGCGTCGAATCCGGGCCACTCGGCGTCGGCTGCGGTTGCGGTTGCGGATACTGGCTCGGCGGACACGGCGGCCGCCGCCGGCGCTGCCGGCAGGTCGAAGGCCATGCCAGCGGCGTCGGGCTGCACCCCGGCCACGGGCGGCGCCGCTTCGGGGCTGGAAGCCGGTTCCGCCCCCGCCAACGCTCCCAGGCTGGCGAAATCGATGGCTTCGATGTCGGCCGGCGGCTCGCCGGCGCCGGGCGCGGCGAGCTCCGGCGCGGCCGGCGCCAGGTCCAGCACGAAGTCGGCCGGCAGCTCGGGGGCCGCGGCTTCCGGCGCCGGCATGACCGGCACCTGGATCGTCTGGGTGATGGCGAACTGCGGGTCTTCCGTGATCGCGGCCTCGGCCGCGGGCGCGCCCACCGGCGTGCGGCCCAGGTCCAGCTCGAACGCGGGCAGGTCGGGCACGGCGACAGCAGCTGGTTGCGCCGACGGCTCGGGCAGCCCGGCCTCGGGCAGGGCCGGGATCTCGAAGGACGGCGCGACGACCGCCGCAAGCGCCGGGGCGGCGGGTTCGGCAGGCGCGAACGCATCGAAATCGATGGCGACGAGCGGCGACTCGTCGACCGCGGGCAACGGCGGCGCAGCGACCTCCACCGCTTCGGCCGGAGCGGCGGCCTGCAGCTCCTCGGCGGGCGGCACGAGACCGGCGGGGGGCGCGGCGTTGTCGGTCGGCTCGGCGCCCGGCAGCGCCAGGGCGACCCGCCGCCCCTCGGTGCGCAGCGCGTCGGCCGGTCCGCGGAACATGGCAGCCTTCCAGGCCGCGTCGCTGCGCGCCGCGATGTCCTCGACCCAGCGGCCGAAGCCGCGCAGGGCATCGGCCGCCAGCGCGCGCAGGTCGTCCGAGGCCGGCTTCTGGTCGCCCAACCAGGTGTTGAGGACCTGCTCCATCGCCCAGCCGGCTTCGCCGAACTCGTTCAGTCCGACCATGCGCGAACTGCCCTTGAGCGTGTGGAACGCGCGGCGCAGGGTGGTCAGTTCGGCCACGTCGGCCGGGTTGGCGGCCAGCGCCTCGACCGCGGCCAGGCCGTTGCCGACCACCTCGCGCGCTTCCTCCAGGAAGATCTCGCGCAATTCGCCATCGTCCTCGTCCTCTTCGGCGGCCGCCGGCTGCGCCGCCACCAGCGCCGGGGCGGGAGCAGCGGCGGGCGCCGGTGCTTCGACCGCGAACCGCTGCGGCGTCGCTTCGGCCGCGGCTGGCGGCTGCGACGCCGCGGGCGCGACCGCCACCGGCGCGGCCACCGCGGGCTCTTGCAGCAACGCGTTCGCCACTGGCGCCGCGGTGCGCCCCATCAGCGGGCGCAGCTCGCCGGCGCTTTCGTCATAGACGAACAGCTTCTTGGCCAGCGCCGGCTGGTAATTCAGCATGTCGATCAGGAAGCCGAGCGCACCCAGGTTGTTGCCCAGCTTGTCGAAGGTGCCGGCCTTGCGCGCCATCGCCTCGTCGACTTCGGTGAGGATGATTTCCTCCACCGCCTCGCGCATGCGGGCCACCGCGTGGCTGGCCTGTTCCAGCCCGAGCACCGACAGCACGCCGCGCATCTGCAGCAGGTGGCTGGGCGCGTTGGCCAGCGGCGCCTTGTCCTGCGGGTTGCGGAAGAAGGCGTCGAGCAGCTTCTCCAGCTCGGCCAGCGTGCCGCGCAGCTCGCCCACCACGCTGCCCATGGTCTGGCGGTCGCTGACGCGGCGGTACAGCTCCTCCATCCAGGGCTCCAGCGCCGGCGGCTGCCCGCCCTGGCGCACCTGCTGCAGGCGCTCGGCCAGGCGAGCCGTGCGCAGCGCCAGTTGCGAGTCGGTCGGATCGAGGTCCTGGAACGACGCTTCAAGGTACAGCACGGCCGTGGCCACTTCCATCGCCAGTTCGGGCTGGGGCGGGCGGGCCGAGCGCCCGACCGCCTCGACGGTGGCGCCCAAGGCCTGGGCCAGCGGCGCGCTGGCCGGATGCAGCTTGGTCAGCAGGTCCCCGATCTGGTGGAAGTGCTCGGTGGCGGACTTGAGCTTGCCCAGGTCGCCGCCGGAGACGGCCGACCAGCTTTCCTTGGCCGCGGCAATGCGCTTGCGGATCTGCCCGAGCAGCAGCGGGTCGAAGCGGCCGAACTGCGCGACCTGGTAGTCGACCGGGGCGAAGCGGGCCAGG
The sequence above is a segment of the Ramlibacter tataouinensis genome. Coding sequences within it:
- a CDS encoding hybrid sensor histidine kinase/response regulator, giving the protein MQAGTDIDLSTHDLGPLAWVLDELRKSLESASAALRRFVRDAALARGQDMASVDDGQLRIARQQLHQAVGALEMVGLGAPALILRAMEAAVQKFVERPELCSEAAAAKVERAGFALTEYLEAVLLGKALSPVALFPQYKDVQELAGADRIHPADLWTIDWRWLEPQTPAPAATLVYDPALRSRMDQAVLRIVKGAEPAAARELADICLGLAAGQEAPKPRSFWKLCAGYFEAMALALLPPDLHVKRGGSRVLLQYATLAKGDPGVSDRLAQDLLFFCAQAVPAAGTQAPLLAAVRSAWGLARFAPVDYQVAQFGRFDPLLLGQIRKRIAAAKESWSAVSGGDLGKLKSATEHFHQIGDLLTKLHPASAPLAQALGATVEAVGRSARPPQPELAMEVATAVLYLEASFQDLDPTDSQLALRTARLAERLQQVRQGGQPPALEPWMEELYRRVSDRQTMGSVVGELRGTLAELEKLLDAFFRNPQDKAPLANAPSHLLQMRGVLSVLGLEQASHAVARMREAVEEIILTEVDEAMARKAGTFDKLGNNLGALGFLIDMLNYQPALAKKLFVYDESAGELRPLMGRTAAPVANALLQEPAVAAPVAVAPAASQPPAAAEATPQRFAVEAPAPAAAPAPALVAAQPAAAEEDEDDGELREIFLEEAREVVGNGLAAVEALAANPADVAELTTLRRAFHTLKGSSRMVGLNEFGEAGWAMEQVLNTWLGDQKPASDDLRALAADALRGFGRWVEDIAARSDAAWKAAMFRGPADALRTEGRRVALALPGAEPTDNAAPPAGLVPPAEELQAAAPAEAVEVAAPPLPAVDESPLVAIDFDAFAPAEPAAPALAAVVAPSFEIPALPEAGLPEPSAQPAAVAVPDLPAFELDLGRTPVGAPAAEAAITEDPQFAITQTIQVPVMPAPEAAAPELPADFVLDLAPAAPELAAPGAGEPPADIEAIDFASLGALAGAEPASSPEAAPPVAGVQPDAAGMAFDLPAAPAAAAVSAEPVSATATAADAEWPGFDAGDMEVIEITAPEPEPEAVAHDAAGNDPTFTAGLPSEPAADEDPAASAPLDEQIKVIGSLRIGIPLYNVYLNEADEWSRRLEHDLGEWALQVSEPVPDSVVGLAHALGGSSATVGFHALSDVARALESSLAHAQTLAWGTPQHGRAFVRATAEIRRLLHQFAAGFLKEADPAIGDALAALEQLDVPRRTDLPDSGRLGLDSDFGPAPLPPSDAVAPAAARAEAGSPGVPLPPVAAAVAAPQRFDADDEDQDIDVADAIDPDLFPIFEDEAVELLPRLGTALRQWAQLGQRAGRDEVLRELHTLKGSARLAGALRLGELAHRMESSVEGIAAEAAGADLEPLLQRFDNLQARFDALRAAATQPVVEAPPIATDLPATAAAQPQSEPAAPAAAAGAGRAVLAAPITTQLAPQRVASGAVRVRSHLLDRLMNQAGEVMITRSRLENELRNLRGSLNDLNGNLDRLRSQLRDIELQAETQMQSRLAQAKDSAVGFDPLEFDRFTRVQELTRMMAESVNDVATVQRNLQRTVEATEDDLIAQARQTRELQRDLLRTRMVEFEGISDRLYRVIRLASKETGKQVKLDITGGSIEMDRGVLDRMTPAFEHLLRNCVAHGIEAAELRAAAGKDPVGTIVIDVRQEGNDVSVEFHDDGVGLDLGRIRDKALQQGLIAPDQVLTEADAANLIFMPGFSTAAQVTELAGRGIGMDVVRSEVNALGGRIETSTRRGQGTRFKLVLPLTTAVTQVVMVRSGGLSVGVPANLVEIVRRASGKEIQQAYNSGSFEHAGESVPFFWSGALLQSSAHSGEPQGKTLPVVIFRSAAQRVAVHVDEVLGNQEVVVKNLGPQLARLPGLAGMTVLASGAVVLIYNPVALSSVYGEQARRLSADRAQPEVLEQAGGGARLAELVPAAPQVPLVPLVLVVDDSITVRRVTQRLLQREGYRVALAADGLQALERLAEERPAVVLSDIEMPRMDGFDLARNIRADARWSSLPIVMITSRIAEKHREHARELGVNHYLGKPYSEEELLSLVRHYCTAAPAAAPA